The following are encoded together in the Panicum virgatum strain AP13 chromosome 6K, P.virgatum_v5, whole genome shotgun sequence genome:
- the LOC120711757 gene encoding bifunctional purine biosynthesis protein PurH-like isoform X1 has product MPLYLVSAPAAAAKLAAGARASPRRRRQLLLPARHFHVLSVHPLPTQSRRASLSSLSSSAERAAGRAMAAAEAGASTAPEASSSATGVKQALISLSDKTDLANLGNGLQRLGFSIISTGGTASSLEAAGVNVTKVEEITHFPEMLDGRVKTLHPSIHGGILARRDQKHHLEALNKHGIGTFDVVVVNLYPFYDKVTSGAISFEDGIENIDIGGPTLIRAAAKNHKDVLVVVDHKDYPALLEYLDGKQDDQDFRRMLAWKAFQHVASYDSAVSEWLWKQTNKGETFPPSFTVPLSLKSTLRYGENPHQKAAFYSDKSLSLVNAGGIATAIQHHGKEMSYNNYLDADAAWNCVSEFESPTCVVVKHTNPCGVASRQDILEAYRLAVKADPVSAFGGIVAFNTTIDEDLAREIREFRSPTDGETRMFYEIVVAPGYTEKGLEVLKGKSKTLRLLEAQRSGKGMLSLRQVNGGWLAQESDDLTPEAITFTKMSERAPEGSELSDSRFAWLCVKHVKSNAIVIAKNNCMLGMGSGQPNRLESLRIAFRKAGEEAKGAALASDAFFPFAWNDAVEEACRSGIAVIAEPGGSIRDQDAVDCCDKYGVSLLFTGVRHFRH; this is encoded by the exons ATGCCACTCTATCTCGtctccgctcccgccgccgccgccaagctcgCCGCCGGGGCACGCGCGTcccctcgccgacgccgccagctcctcctcccagCACGCCACTTCCACGTACTCTCGGTTCACCCTCTCCCCACG CagagccgccgcgcctccttGTCTTCGCTGTCTTCGTCCGCAGAGCGTGCGGCGGGGCGAGCCATGGCTGCTGCGGAGGCCGGCGCGTCGACGGCGCCGGAGGCGAGCTCGAGCG CCACAGGAGTGAAGCAGGCACTGATTTCATTGTCAGATAAAACAGACCTGGCCAATCTTGGAAATGGTCTTCAGCGCTTGGG ATTTTCTATTATTTCCACCGGTGGCACAGCATCAAGCTTGGAAGCAGCTGGAGTTAATGTTACAAAAGTGGAGGAAATTACACATTTTCCTGAAATG CTAGATGGGAGAGTAAAAACATTGCACCCTAGTATACATGGTGGTATTCTTGCGCGAAGAGACCAGAAGCATCATCTGGAAGCATTGAACAAGCATGGCATTG GGACATTTGATGTGGTTGTAGTGAACTTGTATCCATTCTACGATAAGGTCACCTCAGGTGCAATATCTTTTGAGGATGGTATAGAGAATATTGATATCGGTGGACCTACATTGATCCGAGCTGCAGCCAAG AACCATAAGGATGTTCTTGTCGTTGTTGATCATAAAGATTATCCTGCTCTATTGGAATATCTGGATGGGAAGCAAGATGACCAGGATTTCCGCAGGATGCTTGCATGGAAAGCTTTCCAACATGTTGCTTCTTACGATTCAGCTGTCTCAGAGTGGTTATGGAAGCAAACAAATAAAG GAGAAACATTCCCTCCTAGCTTTACCGTGCCCCTGTCGCTGAAGTCTACACTTAGATATGGTGAAAATCCTCATCAAAAGGCTGCATTCTACAGTGACAAGAGTCTTTCTCTAGTAAATGCTGGCGGTATTGCAACAGCAATTCAGCACCATGGAAAG GAAATGTCCTATAACAATTACTTGGACGCAGATGCCGCATGGAACTGTGTCTCGGAGTTTGAGAGCCCAACCTGTGTTGTGGTTAAGCACACAAATCCGTGTGGGGTAGCATCCCGACAGGACATCCTTGAAGCATACAGGTTGGCTGTGAAGGCAGACCCTGTGAGCGCATTCGGCGGCATAGTCGCCTTTAATACGACGATCGATGAG GATCTCGCAAGGGAAATCCGCGAGTTTAGGAGCCCGACGGATGGCGAGACGCGGATGTTCTACGAGATAGTGGTCGCACCCGGATACACTGAGAAGGGGCTCGAGGTCCTGAAGGGGAAATCGAAGACACTGAGGCTACTTGAGGCGCAGCGGAGCGGGAAAGGGATGCTGTCCCTCCGGCAGGTGAACGGCGGCTGGCTGGCTCAGGAGTCGGACGACCTGACCCCGGAAGCCATCACCTTCACGAAGATGTCGGAGAGGGCCCCCGAGGGCAGCGAACTCTCGGACTCGAGATTCGCCTGGCTCTGCGTCAAGCATGTCAAGAGCAACGCCATCGTGATCGCCAAG AACAATTGCATGCTGGGCATGGGCAGCGGGCAGCCGAACAGGCTGGAGAGCCTGAGGATCGCCTTCAGGAAGGCCGGGGAGGAGGCCAAGGGAGCTGCTCTGGCCAGCGACGCCTTCTTCCCGTTCG CCTGGAAcgacgcggtggaggaggcgtgcCGGAGCGGCATCGCGGTGATCGCGGAGCCCGGCGGCAGCATCCGGGACCAGGACGCCGTGGACTGCTGCGACAAGTACGGGGTGTCCCTCCTCTTCACCGGCGTCAGGCACTTCAGGCACTGA
- the LOC120711757 gene encoding bifunctional purine biosynthesis protein PurH-like isoform X6: MPLYLVSAPAAAAKLAAGARASPRRRRQLLLPARHFHSRRASLSSLSSSAERAAGRAMAAAEAGASTAPEASSSATGVKQALISLSDKTDLANLGNGLQRLGFSIISTGGTASSLEAAGVNVTKVEEITHFPEMLDGRVKTLHPSIHGGILARRDQKHHLEALNKHGIGTFDVVVVNLYPFYDKVTSGAISFEDGIENIDIGGPTLIRAAAKNHKDVLVVVDHKDYPALLEYLDGKQDDQDFRRMLAWKAFQHVASYDSAVSEWLWKQTNKGETFPPSFTVPLSLKSTLRYGENPHQKAAFYSDKSLSLVNAGGIATAIQHHGKEMSYNNYLDADAAWNCVSEFESPTCVVVKHTNPCGVASRQDILEAYRLAVKADPVSAFGGIVAFNTTIDEDLAREIREFRSPTDGETRMFYEIVVAPGYTEKGLEVLKGKSKTLRLLEAQRSGKGMLSLRQVNGGWLAQESDDLTPEAITFTKMSERAPEGSELSDSRFAWLCVKHVKSNAIVIAKNNCMLGMGSGQPNRLESLRIAFRKAGEEAKGAALASDAFFPFAWNDAVEEACRSGIAVIAEPGGSIRDQDAVDCCDKYGVSLLFTGVRHFRH; the protein is encoded by the exons ATGCCACTCTATCTCGtctccgctcccgccgccgccgccaagctcgCCGCCGGGGCACGCGCGTcccctcgccgacgccgccagctcctcctcccagCACGCCACTTCCAC agccgccgcgcctccttGTCTTCGCTGTCTTCGTCCGCAGAGCGTGCGGCGGGGCGAGCCATGGCTGCTGCGGAGGCCGGCGCGTCGACGGCGCCGGAGGCGAGCTCGAGCG CCACAGGAGTGAAGCAGGCACTGATTTCATTGTCAGATAAAACAGACCTGGCCAATCTTGGAAATGGTCTTCAGCGCTTGGG ATTTTCTATTATTTCCACCGGTGGCACAGCATCAAGCTTGGAAGCAGCTGGAGTTAATGTTACAAAAGTGGAGGAAATTACACATTTTCCTGAAATG CTAGATGGGAGAGTAAAAACATTGCACCCTAGTATACATGGTGGTATTCTTGCGCGAAGAGACCAGAAGCATCATCTGGAAGCATTGAACAAGCATGGCATTG GGACATTTGATGTGGTTGTAGTGAACTTGTATCCATTCTACGATAAGGTCACCTCAGGTGCAATATCTTTTGAGGATGGTATAGAGAATATTGATATCGGTGGACCTACATTGATCCGAGCTGCAGCCAAG AACCATAAGGATGTTCTTGTCGTTGTTGATCATAAAGATTATCCTGCTCTATTGGAATATCTGGATGGGAAGCAAGATGACCAGGATTTCCGCAGGATGCTTGCATGGAAAGCTTTCCAACATGTTGCTTCTTACGATTCAGCTGTCTCAGAGTGGTTATGGAAGCAAACAAATAAAG GAGAAACATTCCCTCCTAGCTTTACCGTGCCCCTGTCGCTGAAGTCTACACTTAGATATGGTGAAAATCCTCATCAAAAGGCTGCATTCTACAGTGACAAGAGTCTTTCTCTAGTAAATGCTGGCGGTATTGCAACAGCAATTCAGCACCATGGAAAG GAAATGTCCTATAACAATTACTTGGACGCAGATGCCGCATGGAACTGTGTCTCGGAGTTTGAGAGCCCAACCTGTGTTGTGGTTAAGCACACAAATCCGTGTGGGGTAGCATCCCGACAGGACATCCTTGAAGCATACAGGTTGGCTGTGAAGGCAGACCCTGTGAGCGCATTCGGCGGCATAGTCGCCTTTAATACGACGATCGATGAG GATCTCGCAAGGGAAATCCGCGAGTTTAGGAGCCCGACGGATGGCGAGACGCGGATGTTCTACGAGATAGTGGTCGCACCCGGATACACTGAGAAGGGGCTCGAGGTCCTGAAGGGGAAATCGAAGACACTGAGGCTACTTGAGGCGCAGCGGAGCGGGAAAGGGATGCTGTCCCTCCGGCAGGTGAACGGCGGCTGGCTGGCTCAGGAGTCGGACGACCTGACCCCGGAAGCCATCACCTTCACGAAGATGTCGGAGAGGGCCCCCGAGGGCAGCGAACTCTCGGACTCGAGATTCGCCTGGCTCTGCGTCAAGCATGTCAAGAGCAACGCCATCGTGATCGCCAAG AACAATTGCATGCTGGGCATGGGCAGCGGGCAGCCGAACAGGCTGGAGAGCCTGAGGATCGCCTTCAGGAAGGCCGGGGAGGAGGCCAAGGGAGCTGCTCTGGCCAGCGACGCCTTCTTCCCGTTCG CCTGGAAcgacgcggtggaggaggcgtgcCGGAGCGGCATCGCGGTGATCGCGGAGCCCGGCGGCAGCATCCGGGACCAGGACGCCGTGGACTGCTGCGACAAGTACGGGGTGTCCCTCCTCTTCACCGGCGTCAGGCACTTCAGGCACTGA
- the LOC120711757 gene encoding bifunctional purine biosynthesis protein PurH-like isoform X3, whose protein sequence is MPLYLVSAPAAAAKLAAGARASPRRRRQLLLPARHFHVLSVHPLPTQSRRASLSSLSSSAERAAGRAMAAAEAGASTAPEASSSGVKQALISLSDKTDLANLGNGLQRLGFSIISTGGTASSLEAAGVNVTKVEEITHFPEMLDGRVKTLHPSIHGGILARRDQKHHLEALNKHGIGTFDVVVVNLYPFYDKVTSGAISFEDGIENIDIGGPTLIRAAAKNHKDVLVVVDHKDYPALLEYLDGKQDDQDFRRMLAWKAFQHVASYDSAVSEWLWKQTNKGETFPPSFTVPLSLKSTLRYGENPHQKAAFYSDKSLSLVNAGGIATAIQHHGKEMSYNNYLDADAAWNCVSEFESPTCVVVKHTNPCGVASRQDILEAYRLAVKADPVSAFGGIVAFNTTIDEDLAREIREFRSPTDGETRMFYEIVVAPGYTEKGLEVLKGKSKTLRLLEAQRSGKGMLSLRQVNGGWLAQESDDLTPEAITFTKMSERAPEGSELSDSRFAWLCVKHVKSNAIVIAKNNCMLGMGSGQPNRLESLRIAFRKAGEEAKGAALASDAFFPFAWNDAVEEACRSGIAVIAEPGGSIRDQDAVDCCDKYGVSLLFTGVRHFRH, encoded by the exons ATGCCACTCTATCTCGtctccgctcccgccgccgccgccaagctcgCCGCCGGGGCACGCGCGTcccctcgccgacgccgccagctcctcctcccagCACGCCACTTCCACGTACTCTCGGTTCACCCTCTCCCCACG CagagccgccgcgcctccttGTCTTCGCTGTCTTCGTCCGCAGAGCGTGCGGCGGGGCGAGCCATGGCTGCTGCGGAGGCCGGCGCGTCGACGGCGCCGGAGGCGAGCTCGAGCG GAGTGAAGCAGGCACTGATTTCATTGTCAGATAAAACAGACCTGGCCAATCTTGGAAATGGTCTTCAGCGCTTGGG ATTTTCTATTATTTCCACCGGTGGCACAGCATCAAGCTTGGAAGCAGCTGGAGTTAATGTTACAAAAGTGGAGGAAATTACACATTTTCCTGAAATG CTAGATGGGAGAGTAAAAACATTGCACCCTAGTATACATGGTGGTATTCTTGCGCGAAGAGACCAGAAGCATCATCTGGAAGCATTGAACAAGCATGGCATTG GGACATTTGATGTGGTTGTAGTGAACTTGTATCCATTCTACGATAAGGTCACCTCAGGTGCAATATCTTTTGAGGATGGTATAGAGAATATTGATATCGGTGGACCTACATTGATCCGAGCTGCAGCCAAG AACCATAAGGATGTTCTTGTCGTTGTTGATCATAAAGATTATCCTGCTCTATTGGAATATCTGGATGGGAAGCAAGATGACCAGGATTTCCGCAGGATGCTTGCATGGAAAGCTTTCCAACATGTTGCTTCTTACGATTCAGCTGTCTCAGAGTGGTTATGGAAGCAAACAAATAAAG GAGAAACATTCCCTCCTAGCTTTACCGTGCCCCTGTCGCTGAAGTCTACACTTAGATATGGTGAAAATCCTCATCAAAAGGCTGCATTCTACAGTGACAAGAGTCTTTCTCTAGTAAATGCTGGCGGTATTGCAACAGCAATTCAGCACCATGGAAAG GAAATGTCCTATAACAATTACTTGGACGCAGATGCCGCATGGAACTGTGTCTCGGAGTTTGAGAGCCCAACCTGTGTTGTGGTTAAGCACACAAATCCGTGTGGGGTAGCATCCCGACAGGACATCCTTGAAGCATACAGGTTGGCTGTGAAGGCAGACCCTGTGAGCGCATTCGGCGGCATAGTCGCCTTTAATACGACGATCGATGAG GATCTCGCAAGGGAAATCCGCGAGTTTAGGAGCCCGACGGATGGCGAGACGCGGATGTTCTACGAGATAGTGGTCGCACCCGGATACACTGAGAAGGGGCTCGAGGTCCTGAAGGGGAAATCGAAGACACTGAGGCTACTTGAGGCGCAGCGGAGCGGGAAAGGGATGCTGTCCCTCCGGCAGGTGAACGGCGGCTGGCTGGCTCAGGAGTCGGACGACCTGACCCCGGAAGCCATCACCTTCACGAAGATGTCGGAGAGGGCCCCCGAGGGCAGCGAACTCTCGGACTCGAGATTCGCCTGGCTCTGCGTCAAGCATGTCAAGAGCAACGCCATCGTGATCGCCAAG AACAATTGCATGCTGGGCATGGGCAGCGGGCAGCCGAACAGGCTGGAGAGCCTGAGGATCGCCTTCAGGAAGGCCGGGGAGGAGGCCAAGGGAGCTGCTCTGGCCAGCGACGCCTTCTTCCCGTTCG CCTGGAAcgacgcggtggaggaggcgtgcCGGAGCGGCATCGCGGTGATCGCGGAGCCCGGCGGCAGCATCCGGGACCAGGACGCCGTGGACTGCTGCGACAAGTACGGGGTGTCCCTCCTCTTCACCGGCGTCAGGCACTTCAGGCACTGA
- the LOC120711757 gene encoding bifunctional purine biosynthesis protein PurH-like isoform X2 produces the protein MPLYLVSAPAAAAKLAAGARASPRRRRQLLLPARHFHVLSVHPLPTSRRASLSSLSSSAERAAGRAMAAAEAGASTAPEASSSATGVKQALISLSDKTDLANLGNGLQRLGFSIISTGGTASSLEAAGVNVTKVEEITHFPEMLDGRVKTLHPSIHGGILARRDQKHHLEALNKHGIGTFDVVVVNLYPFYDKVTSGAISFEDGIENIDIGGPTLIRAAAKNHKDVLVVVDHKDYPALLEYLDGKQDDQDFRRMLAWKAFQHVASYDSAVSEWLWKQTNKGETFPPSFTVPLSLKSTLRYGENPHQKAAFYSDKSLSLVNAGGIATAIQHHGKEMSYNNYLDADAAWNCVSEFESPTCVVVKHTNPCGVASRQDILEAYRLAVKADPVSAFGGIVAFNTTIDEDLAREIREFRSPTDGETRMFYEIVVAPGYTEKGLEVLKGKSKTLRLLEAQRSGKGMLSLRQVNGGWLAQESDDLTPEAITFTKMSERAPEGSELSDSRFAWLCVKHVKSNAIVIAKNNCMLGMGSGQPNRLESLRIAFRKAGEEAKGAALASDAFFPFAWNDAVEEACRSGIAVIAEPGGSIRDQDAVDCCDKYGVSLLFTGVRHFRH, from the exons ATGCCACTCTATCTCGtctccgctcccgccgccgccgccaagctcgCCGCCGGGGCACGCGCGTcccctcgccgacgccgccagctcctcctcccagCACGCCACTTCCACGTACTCTCGGTTCACCCTCTCCCCACG agccgccgcgcctccttGTCTTCGCTGTCTTCGTCCGCAGAGCGTGCGGCGGGGCGAGCCATGGCTGCTGCGGAGGCCGGCGCGTCGACGGCGCCGGAGGCGAGCTCGAGCG CCACAGGAGTGAAGCAGGCACTGATTTCATTGTCAGATAAAACAGACCTGGCCAATCTTGGAAATGGTCTTCAGCGCTTGGG ATTTTCTATTATTTCCACCGGTGGCACAGCATCAAGCTTGGAAGCAGCTGGAGTTAATGTTACAAAAGTGGAGGAAATTACACATTTTCCTGAAATG CTAGATGGGAGAGTAAAAACATTGCACCCTAGTATACATGGTGGTATTCTTGCGCGAAGAGACCAGAAGCATCATCTGGAAGCATTGAACAAGCATGGCATTG GGACATTTGATGTGGTTGTAGTGAACTTGTATCCATTCTACGATAAGGTCACCTCAGGTGCAATATCTTTTGAGGATGGTATAGAGAATATTGATATCGGTGGACCTACATTGATCCGAGCTGCAGCCAAG AACCATAAGGATGTTCTTGTCGTTGTTGATCATAAAGATTATCCTGCTCTATTGGAATATCTGGATGGGAAGCAAGATGACCAGGATTTCCGCAGGATGCTTGCATGGAAAGCTTTCCAACATGTTGCTTCTTACGATTCAGCTGTCTCAGAGTGGTTATGGAAGCAAACAAATAAAG GAGAAACATTCCCTCCTAGCTTTACCGTGCCCCTGTCGCTGAAGTCTACACTTAGATATGGTGAAAATCCTCATCAAAAGGCTGCATTCTACAGTGACAAGAGTCTTTCTCTAGTAAATGCTGGCGGTATTGCAACAGCAATTCAGCACCATGGAAAG GAAATGTCCTATAACAATTACTTGGACGCAGATGCCGCATGGAACTGTGTCTCGGAGTTTGAGAGCCCAACCTGTGTTGTGGTTAAGCACACAAATCCGTGTGGGGTAGCATCCCGACAGGACATCCTTGAAGCATACAGGTTGGCTGTGAAGGCAGACCCTGTGAGCGCATTCGGCGGCATAGTCGCCTTTAATACGACGATCGATGAG GATCTCGCAAGGGAAATCCGCGAGTTTAGGAGCCCGACGGATGGCGAGACGCGGATGTTCTACGAGATAGTGGTCGCACCCGGATACACTGAGAAGGGGCTCGAGGTCCTGAAGGGGAAATCGAAGACACTGAGGCTACTTGAGGCGCAGCGGAGCGGGAAAGGGATGCTGTCCCTCCGGCAGGTGAACGGCGGCTGGCTGGCTCAGGAGTCGGACGACCTGACCCCGGAAGCCATCACCTTCACGAAGATGTCGGAGAGGGCCCCCGAGGGCAGCGAACTCTCGGACTCGAGATTCGCCTGGCTCTGCGTCAAGCATGTCAAGAGCAACGCCATCGTGATCGCCAAG AACAATTGCATGCTGGGCATGGGCAGCGGGCAGCCGAACAGGCTGGAGAGCCTGAGGATCGCCTTCAGGAAGGCCGGGGAGGAGGCCAAGGGAGCTGCTCTGGCCAGCGACGCCTTCTTCCCGTTCG CCTGGAAcgacgcggtggaggaggcgtgcCGGAGCGGCATCGCGGTGATCGCGGAGCCCGGCGGCAGCATCCGGGACCAGGACGCCGTGGACTGCTGCGACAAGTACGGGGTGTCCCTCCTCTTCACCGGCGTCAGGCACTTCAGGCACTGA
- the LOC120711757 gene encoding bifunctional purine biosynthesis protein PurH-like isoform X4 encodes MPLYLVSAPAAAAKLAAGARASPRRRRQLLLPARHFHVLSVHPLPTSRRASLSSLSSSAERAAGRAMAAAEAGASTAPEASSSGVKQALISLSDKTDLANLGNGLQRLGFSIISTGGTASSLEAAGVNVTKVEEITHFPEMLDGRVKTLHPSIHGGILARRDQKHHLEALNKHGIGTFDVVVVNLYPFYDKVTSGAISFEDGIENIDIGGPTLIRAAAKNHKDVLVVVDHKDYPALLEYLDGKQDDQDFRRMLAWKAFQHVASYDSAVSEWLWKQTNKGETFPPSFTVPLSLKSTLRYGENPHQKAAFYSDKSLSLVNAGGIATAIQHHGKEMSYNNYLDADAAWNCVSEFESPTCVVVKHTNPCGVASRQDILEAYRLAVKADPVSAFGGIVAFNTTIDEDLAREIREFRSPTDGETRMFYEIVVAPGYTEKGLEVLKGKSKTLRLLEAQRSGKGMLSLRQVNGGWLAQESDDLTPEAITFTKMSERAPEGSELSDSRFAWLCVKHVKSNAIVIAKNNCMLGMGSGQPNRLESLRIAFRKAGEEAKGAALASDAFFPFAWNDAVEEACRSGIAVIAEPGGSIRDQDAVDCCDKYGVSLLFTGVRHFRH; translated from the exons ATGCCACTCTATCTCGtctccgctcccgccgccgccgccaagctcgCCGCCGGGGCACGCGCGTcccctcgccgacgccgccagctcctcctcccagCACGCCACTTCCACGTACTCTCGGTTCACCCTCTCCCCACG agccgccgcgcctccttGTCTTCGCTGTCTTCGTCCGCAGAGCGTGCGGCGGGGCGAGCCATGGCTGCTGCGGAGGCCGGCGCGTCGACGGCGCCGGAGGCGAGCTCGAGCG GAGTGAAGCAGGCACTGATTTCATTGTCAGATAAAACAGACCTGGCCAATCTTGGAAATGGTCTTCAGCGCTTGGG ATTTTCTATTATTTCCACCGGTGGCACAGCATCAAGCTTGGAAGCAGCTGGAGTTAATGTTACAAAAGTGGAGGAAATTACACATTTTCCTGAAATG CTAGATGGGAGAGTAAAAACATTGCACCCTAGTATACATGGTGGTATTCTTGCGCGAAGAGACCAGAAGCATCATCTGGAAGCATTGAACAAGCATGGCATTG GGACATTTGATGTGGTTGTAGTGAACTTGTATCCATTCTACGATAAGGTCACCTCAGGTGCAATATCTTTTGAGGATGGTATAGAGAATATTGATATCGGTGGACCTACATTGATCCGAGCTGCAGCCAAG AACCATAAGGATGTTCTTGTCGTTGTTGATCATAAAGATTATCCTGCTCTATTGGAATATCTGGATGGGAAGCAAGATGACCAGGATTTCCGCAGGATGCTTGCATGGAAAGCTTTCCAACATGTTGCTTCTTACGATTCAGCTGTCTCAGAGTGGTTATGGAAGCAAACAAATAAAG GAGAAACATTCCCTCCTAGCTTTACCGTGCCCCTGTCGCTGAAGTCTACACTTAGATATGGTGAAAATCCTCATCAAAAGGCTGCATTCTACAGTGACAAGAGTCTTTCTCTAGTAAATGCTGGCGGTATTGCAACAGCAATTCAGCACCATGGAAAG GAAATGTCCTATAACAATTACTTGGACGCAGATGCCGCATGGAACTGTGTCTCGGAGTTTGAGAGCCCAACCTGTGTTGTGGTTAAGCACACAAATCCGTGTGGGGTAGCATCCCGACAGGACATCCTTGAAGCATACAGGTTGGCTGTGAAGGCAGACCCTGTGAGCGCATTCGGCGGCATAGTCGCCTTTAATACGACGATCGATGAG GATCTCGCAAGGGAAATCCGCGAGTTTAGGAGCCCGACGGATGGCGAGACGCGGATGTTCTACGAGATAGTGGTCGCACCCGGATACACTGAGAAGGGGCTCGAGGTCCTGAAGGGGAAATCGAAGACACTGAGGCTACTTGAGGCGCAGCGGAGCGGGAAAGGGATGCTGTCCCTCCGGCAGGTGAACGGCGGCTGGCTGGCTCAGGAGTCGGACGACCTGACCCCGGAAGCCATCACCTTCACGAAGATGTCGGAGAGGGCCCCCGAGGGCAGCGAACTCTCGGACTCGAGATTCGCCTGGCTCTGCGTCAAGCATGTCAAGAGCAACGCCATCGTGATCGCCAAG AACAATTGCATGCTGGGCATGGGCAGCGGGCAGCCGAACAGGCTGGAGAGCCTGAGGATCGCCTTCAGGAAGGCCGGGGAGGAGGCCAAGGGAGCTGCTCTGGCCAGCGACGCCTTCTTCCCGTTCG CCTGGAAcgacgcggtggaggaggcgtgcCGGAGCGGCATCGCGGTGATCGCGGAGCCCGGCGGCAGCATCCGGGACCAGGACGCCGTGGACTGCTGCGACAAGTACGGGGTGTCCCTCCTCTTCACCGGCGTCAGGCACTTCAGGCACTGA